Proteins encoded within one genomic window of Mycolicibacterium monacense:
- a CDS encoding NAD(P)-dependent alcohol dehydrogenase, with translation MKAMQLSAWQTPPEIREVPEPEPGPGEVVIRVAGAGACHSDLHLLHDFAPGMMPWNPPFTLGHENAGWVHTLGAGVSGFSVGEPVAVYGPWGCGRCKRCQVGMENYCERAADQPAAGGGLGYDGGMAEYMLVPAARLLVPLGDLDPVEAAPLTDAALTPYHAIKRSLPLLTPGATAVAIGIGGLGHLGVQILRALTAARIIAVDNRPEALRLAERSGADHAVRAGDDAAGEIRDLTEGLGADVVVDFVGVDATLALATAVARPRSDITVVGIGGGTVPFGFFSVPYEASLATTYWGSRPELMEVLELARHGRIKTEVHRFPLEEGPQVYERLAAGEFTGRAVITPNS, from the coding sequence ATGAAGGCAATGCAGCTCTCCGCCTGGCAGACGCCGCCGGAGATCCGGGAGGTTCCGGAACCCGAGCCCGGACCCGGTGAGGTGGTCATCCGCGTCGCGGGCGCGGGCGCCTGCCACTCGGATCTGCACCTGCTCCACGATTTCGCGCCAGGGATGATGCCGTGGAATCCGCCGTTCACGCTCGGCCACGAGAACGCGGGGTGGGTGCACACCCTCGGCGCCGGGGTGAGCGGTTTCAGCGTCGGTGAACCCGTCGCGGTGTACGGACCGTGGGGATGCGGACGCTGCAAACGGTGCCAGGTGGGCATGGAGAACTACTGCGAGCGCGCGGCCGATCAGCCGGCGGCCGGCGGTGGGCTCGGCTACGACGGCGGCATGGCGGAATACATGCTGGTGCCCGCCGCCCGCCTGCTCGTCCCGCTCGGTGACCTGGACCCGGTCGAGGCCGCCCCGCTGACCGACGCGGCGCTGACGCCGTATCACGCGATCAAGCGGTCCCTTCCGCTGCTCACGCCGGGGGCGACCGCGGTGGCCATCGGCATCGGCGGGCTGGGTCATCTGGGCGTGCAGATCCTGCGCGCGTTGACCGCCGCGCGGATCATCGCCGTCGACAACCGGCCCGAGGCGTTGCGCCTGGCCGAGCGCAGCGGCGCCGACCACGCGGTGCGCGCGGGCGACGACGCGGCCGGCGAGATCCGCGACCTCACCGAGGGCCTCGGCGCCGACGTGGTCGTCGACTTCGTCGGGGTCGACGCCACCCTGGCGCTGGCCACCGCGGTCGCCCGGCCACGCTCGGACATCACGGTGGTCGGCATCGGCGGCGGCACTGTGCCGTTCGGCTTCTTCTCGGTGCCCTACGAGGCCAGTCTCGCGACGACCTACTGGGGCTCCCGCCCGGAGCTGATGGAGGTGCTCGAACTGGCCCGCCACGGACGGATCAAGACAGAGGTGCACCGGTTCCCGCTCGAGGAGGGACCGCAGGTCTACGAACGTCTCGCCGCGGGCGAGTTCACCGGACGCGCGGTCATCACCCCGAACTCATGA
- a CDS encoding Rv1733c family protein yields the protein MKRHEPAPRHDTSRRRRDDAMEPFEIRVPRWPLLVRLFDRGPLVRPTDRFEALVVTLAIVVVLLAVPVAAAIGTAIHDSRSHFYNEQNATRQHVTAVVTDVPEYRSFTRTGMMTVPVEWWEGDTRHTETVQAHGSVDPGDAVDLWIDADGARVLAPAPASRAAVEAVAGAAAIWLSVAAGAAILSTLVQMTCDRIRSAAWQHDLDTLVDGGGHTTTHP from the coding sequence GTGAAGCGCCACGAACCGGCCCCTCGGCACGACACGTCGCGTCGACGGCGCGACGATGCCATGGAACCCTTCGAGATCCGCGTGCCCCGGTGGCCCCTTCTCGTGCGGTTGTTCGACCGCGGGCCGTTGGTCCGCCCCACCGACCGGTTCGAGGCGCTCGTCGTGACGCTGGCCATCGTGGTGGTGCTGCTCGCGGTGCCCGTCGCCGCCGCCATCGGCACCGCGATCCACGACTCCCGCAGCCACTTCTACAACGAACAGAACGCGACCAGGCAACACGTGACCGCGGTGGTCACCGATGTGCCGGAGTACCGGTCGTTCACCCGGACCGGCATGATGACCGTCCCGGTGGAGTGGTGGGAAGGCGACACCCGCCACACCGAGACCGTGCAGGCGCACGGCTCGGTGGACCCGGGCGACGCCGTGGACCTGTGGATCGACGCCGACGGCGCCCGGGTGCTCGCCCCGGCGCCGGCGTCGCGCGCCGCCGTCGAGGCGGTGGCGGGCGCCGCCGCGATCTGGCTGAGCGTGGCCGCGGGTGCGGCGATCCTCTCCACGCTCGTCCAGATGACGTGTGACCGCATCCGGTCCGCCGCGTGGCAACACGACCTCGACACCCTGGTCGACGGTGGTGGCCACACCACCACCCATCCCTGA
- a CDS encoding Tex family protein, producing MTSSLTVRSVNARLAEELAVGEGQVAAAVRLLDEGATVPFIARYRKEVTGSLDDAQLRTLEERLNYLRELDERRAAVLASIEEQGKLTDDLRTALLTADTKSRVEDIYLPYKPKRRTKAQIAREAGLEPLADRLLADPTLVPEDAAARFLADGVPDAAAALDGARHILIERAAEDADLVGAVREKFWTDGALRTSPRSDEVAKTPAAQKFRDYFEFSEPLQNMPSHRVLAVMRGEKEEVLSLNFDGGDDDLYLAMVAQTLGIDMASTAPATPWLATTVRLAWRVKLMVSAAVAARVRLRQRAEEDAVAVFARNLKDLLLAAPAGSRTTLGLDPGFRTGVKVAVVDGTGKVVDTCAIFPHQPQKQWDQAKATLAALVARHGVELIAVGNGTASRETDALAAELIADIAAAGAKAPVKAMVSEAGASVYSASAYAAHELPALDVTLRGAVSIARRLQDPLAELVKIEPKSIGVGQYQHDVTPGTLARSLDAVVEDAVNAVGVDLNTASVPLLSRVSGVTDTLAEAIVAHREKTGPFRNRTALLDVPRLGPKAFEQCAGFLRITGGDDPLDASGVHPEAYPVVRRILDRSGVTLTEIIGNERQLRSLKPADFADDRFGIPTVSDILAELEKPGRDPRPAFSTATFAAGVEKVADLKVGMVLEGVVTNVAAFGAFVDVGVHQDGLVHVSAMADRFVSDPHEVVRSGQVVRVKVVEVDVDRQRIGLSLRLGDTPQRDKAKPRQNAGAPRPQQKRNPKRDNDRREKAPSGSMAQALRDAGFGR from the coding sequence GTGACTTCGAGCCTGACCGTCAGATCCGTAAATGCCCGTCTCGCTGAGGAACTCGCCGTCGGTGAGGGGCAGGTCGCGGCCGCCGTCCGGTTGCTCGACGAAGGCGCCACCGTGCCGTTCATCGCCCGCTACCGCAAGGAGGTCACCGGCAGCCTCGACGACGCGCAACTGCGCACGCTCGAAGAACGCCTGAACTACCTGCGGGAACTCGACGAGCGGCGGGCGGCGGTGCTGGCCTCCATCGAGGAGCAGGGCAAACTCACCGACGACCTCAGAACCGCGCTGCTGACCGCCGACACCAAGTCGCGGGTCGAGGACATCTACCTGCCGTACAAGCCGAAGCGGCGCACGAAGGCGCAGATCGCCAGGGAGGCGGGCCTCGAACCGCTCGCCGACCGCCTGCTCGCCGATCCGACGCTGGTCCCCGAGGATGCAGCGGCTCGGTTCCTCGCCGACGGTGTGCCCGACGCTGCCGCCGCACTCGACGGGGCGCGCCACATCCTGATCGAGCGTGCGGCCGAGGACGCCGATCTGGTCGGCGCCGTACGCGAGAAGTTCTGGACCGACGGGGCGCTGCGCACCTCACCCCGCTCCGACGAGGTCGCCAAGACCCCGGCGGCCCAGAAGTTCCGCGACTACTTCGAATTCTCCGAACCCCTGCAGAACATGCCGTCGCACCGCGTGCTCGCGGTGATGCGCGGCGAGAAGGAAGAGGTGCTGTCGCTGAACTTCGACGGGGGAGACGACGACCTCTACCTCGCGATGGTGGCCCAGACCCTGGGCATCGACATGGCGTCGACGGCCCCGGCGACACCGTGGCTGGCGACCACCGTCCGGTTGGCGTGGCGGGTCAAGCTGATGGTCTCGGCGGCCGTCGCCGCACGTGTCCGCCTGCGGCAACGCGCGGAAGAGGATGCGGTCGCGGTGTTCGCCCGCAACCTCAAGGACCTGCTGCTCGCCGCCCCCGCGGGTTCCCGGACCACCCTGGGCCTCGACCCGGGCTTCCGCACGGGTGTCAAGGTGGCCGTCGTCGACGGCACCGGCAAGGTCGTCGACACCTGCGCGATCTTCCCGCATCAGCCGCAGAAGCAGTGGGATCAGGCCAAGGCCACGCTCGCGGCGCTCGTCGCCCGCCACGGGGTCGAGTTGATCGCCGTCGGCAACGGCACCGCATCGCGCGAAACCGACGCGCTGGCAGCCGAACTCATCGCCGACATCGCGGCGGCGGGGGCCAAGGCGCCGGTGAAGGCGATGGTCAGCGAGGCCGGGGCGTCGGTGTACTCCGCCTCGGCGTACGCCGCGCACGAACTGCCCGCGCTGGACGTGACGTTGCGGGGTGCGGTGTCCATCGCACGCCGGTTGCAGGATCCGCTCGCCGAACTGGTCAAGATCGAGCCGAAGTCGATCGGGGTGGGCCAGTACCAGCACGACGTGACGCCGGGGACCCTGGCGCGCAGCCTCGACGCCGTGGTCGAGGACGCCGTCAACGCCGTCGGCGTCGACCTGAACACCGCGTCGGTGCCGCTGCTGTCCCGGGTGTCGGGTGTCACCGACACGCTCGCCGAGGCCATCGTCGCCCACCGTGAGAAGACCGGGCCGTTCCGCAACCGCACAGCACTGCTGGACGTCCCGCGCTTGGGGCCCAAGGCTTTCGAACAGTGCGCGGGCTTCCTCCGGATCACCGGCGGGGACGATCCGCTGGACGCCTCCGGTGTGCACCCCGAGGCCTACCCGGTGGTGCGGCGCATCCTCGACCGGTCGGGGGTCACCCTGACCGAGATCATCGGCAACGAACGGCAGCTGCGCTCGCTCAAACCCGCCGACTTCGCCGACGACCGGTTCGGCATCCCGACCGTCAGCGACATCCTGGCCGAACTCGAGAAGCCCGGCCGTGACCCCCGGCCGGCGTTCTCGACGGCGACGTTCGCGGCCGGTGTCGAGAAGGTGGCCGATCTGAAGGTCGGCATGGTGCTCGAGGGGGTGGTGACCAACGTCGCCGCGTTCGGGGCGTTCGTCGACGTCGGCGTGCACCAGGACGGGCTGGTCCACGTCTCCGCGATGGCCGACCGTTTCGTCTCCGATCCGCACGAGGTGGTGCGGTCCGGTCAGGTGGTGCGGGTCAAGGTCGTCGAGGTCGACGTGGACCGGCAGCGGATCGGGCTGAGCCTGCGCCTGGGCGACACACCGCAGCGCGACAAGGCCAAACCGCGCCAGAACGCCGGCGCGCCGCGGCCACAGCAGAAGCGAAACCCCAAGCGCGACAACGATCGTCGCGAGAAGGCACCGTCGGGGTCGATGGCGCAGGCGCTGCGCGACGCCGGCTTCGGTCGGTAG
- a CDS encoding MMPL/RND family transporter: protein MPNSHVEAGRRLGPPSERTARTGPAKWIRRFAIPIILGWILLVAVLSLTVPQLEVVSQMRSVSMAPAEAPSVIAMTRAGEVFEEFESDSSVMIVLEGEQRLGDEAHRFYNDMVDRLEADTVHVEHIQDFWGDPLTEAGALSGDGKAAYVQLYLAGNQGEALANESVKAVQDVVTGLSPPPGVKVHVTGGSALAADQQIAGDRSVRVIEMVTFAVIIVVLLIVYRSITTVLLVLGMVLLGLSAARGVVAFLGYHELIGLSTFATTLLVALAIAAATDYAIFLIGRYQEARTAGEDRESAFYTMFAGTAHVVLGSGMTIAGATFCLSFTRLPYFQSLGVPLAVGMTIAVFVALTLGPALITVATRFGLLEPKRAMRIRGWRRLGAAVVRWPGPILLLTIALSLIGLLTLPGYKTNYNDRNYLPDDLPAMEGFAAAERHFSVATMNPELLLVETDRDLRNPADFLVIDKIAKAVYRVEGIGSVQAITRPQGKPLENATIPAQMSLGGVMQAMTRPYLQGNMEMLLLQADEMEKSVDTMTEMIALMEQMSATTHDLVGKSKDLSVEIAELRDSISDFDDFFRPIRNYFYWEPHCFNIPVCASMRSVFDALDGVNTMTEDFQAIIPDMERLDALMPQLLAIMPQTIETMQTARATMLSMHSTQSALLEQQAAMDVNSTAMADAFNEAMNDDTFYLPPEIFENEDFKRGMESFISPNGRAVRFIISHEGDPLTVEGIERIDAIETAAKEAIKGTPLEGSRIYIGGTAAAFKDMQEGNNWDLLIAGIAALSLIFIIMLILTRALVAAAVIVGTVVLSLGASFGLSVLVWQHVFGIELHFMVMAMAVIILLAVGADYNLLLVARLKEEIPAGINTGIIRAMGGTGSVVTAAGLVFAFTMMSMVVSELTVAAQIGTTIGLGLIFDTLVIRAFMTPSIAALLGRWFWWPQRVRQRPATTGSLIRR from the coding sequence TTGCCCAACTCGCACGTTGAGGCTGGGCGCCGTCTCGGTCCCCCGTCAGAACGCACTGCTCGCACCGGTCCGGCGAAATGGATCCGGCGGTTCGCGATCCCGATCATCCTCGGCTGGATCCTGCTGGTCGCGGTCCTGTCGCTGACGGTGCCGCAACTCGAGGTCGTCAGCCAGATGCGGTCGGTGTCGATGGCCCCCGCCGAAGCACCCTCGGTGATCGCCATGACCCGCGCCGGGGAGGTCTTCGAGGAGTTCGAATCCGACAGTTCGGTCATGATCGTGCTGGAGGGCGAACAGCGCCTCGGCGATGAGGCGCACCGCTTCTACAACGACATGGTCGACCGGCTCGAGGCCGACACCGTCCACGTCGAACACATTCAGGACTTCTGGGGTGATCCGCTGACCGAGGCGGGCGCGCTGAGCGGCGACGGCAAGGCCGCCTACGTCCAGCTGTATCTGGCCGGCAACCAGGGCGAGGCGCTGGCGAACGAGTCGGTCAAGGCCGTGCAGGACGTCGTCACCGGTCTGTCGCCCCCACCCGGGGTGAAGGTGCACGTCACCGGCGGCTCGGCGCTGGCCGCCGACCAGCAGATCGCCGGCGACCGCAGTGTGCGCGTCATCGAGATGGTCACGTTCGCCGTGATCATCGTGGTGCTGCTGATCGTGTACCGGTCGATCACCACCGTGCTGCTGGTCCTCGGCATGGTGCTGCTCGGTCTGTCCGCGGCGCGCGGTGTGGTGGCGTTCCTGGGCTACCACGAGCTGATCGGGCTCTCGACGTTCGCGACCACGCTGCTGGTCGCGCTCGCGATCGCCGCGGCGACCGACTACGCGATCTTCCTGATCGGCCGCTACCAGGAGGCCCGCACCGCAGGCGAGGACCGCGAGTCCGCGTTCTACACGATGTTCGCCGGCACCGCCCACGTGGTGCTCGGCTCCGGTATGACGATCGCCGGTGCGACGTTCTGCCTGAGCTTCACGCGGTTGCCGTACTTCCAGTCGCTCGGCGTCCCCCTGGCCGTCGGCATGACCATCGCGGTGTTCGTCGCGCTGACCCTGGGTCCGGCGTTGATCACCGTCGCCACCCGGTTCGGCCTGCTGGAACCCAAGCGGGCGATGCGGATCCGCGGCTGGCGCCGCCTCGGTGCGGCGGTGGTCCGCTGGCCCGGCCCGATCCTGCTGCTCACGATCGCGCTGTCGCTGATCGGTCTGCTCACCCTGCCGGGTTACAAGACCAACTACAACGACCGCAACTACCTGCCGGACGACCTGCCCGCGATGGAGGGTTTCGCGGCCGCCGAACGGCACTTCTCCGTCGCCACGATGAACCCCGAACTGCTGCTCGTCGAGACCGACAGGGATCTGCGCAACCCCGCCGACTTCCTCGTCATCGACAAGATCGCCAAGGCGGTCTACCGCGTCGAGGGCATCGGGTCCGTTCAGGCCATCACCCGCCCCCAGGGCAAACCGCTGGAGAACGCCACCATCCCGGCGCAGATGAGCCTCGGCGGGGTGATGCAGGCGATGACCCGGCCGTACCTGCAGGGGAACATGGAGATGCTCCTGCTGCAGGCCGACGAAATGGAGAAATCCGTCGACACGATGACCGAGATGATCGCGTTGATGGAGCAGATGAGCGCGACCACCCACGACCTGGTGGGCAAGTCCAAGGACCTGTCCGTCGAGATCGCCGAACTGCGGGACAGCATCTCCGATTTCGACGACTTCTTCCGGCCGATCCGCAACTACTTCTACTGGGAGCCGCACTGCTTCAACATCCCGGTGTGCGCGTCGATGCGGTCGGTGTTCGATGCCCTCGACGGGGTCAACACCATGACCGAGGACTTCCAGGCGATCATCCCGGACATGGAGCGGCTCGACGCGCTGATGCCCCAGCTTCTGGCGATCATGCCGCAGACGATCGAGACCATGCAGACCGCGCGCGCGACGATGCTGTCGATGCACTCCACGCAGTCGGCCCTGCTGGAGCAGCAGGCCGCGATGGACGTGAACTCGACGGCGATGGCCGATGCGTTCAACGAAGCCATGAACGACGACACGTTCTACCTGCCCCCGGAGATCTTCGAGAACGAGGATTTCAAACGCGGTATGGAGAGCTTCATCTCGCCGAACGGCCGCGCGGTCCGGTTCATCATCTCCCACGAGGGTGACCCGCTGACAGTCGAGGGCATCGAACGCATCGACGCCATCGAGACCGCGGCCAAGGAAGCCATCAAGGGCACCCCGCTGGAGGGTTCGCGCATCTACATCGGCGGCACCGCCGCGGCGTTCAAGGATATGCAGGAAGGCAACAACTGGGATCTGCTGATCGCCGGAATCGCCGCGCTGTCATTGATTTTCATCATCATGCTGATCCTGACGCGGGCATTGGTGGCCGCGGCGGTGATCGTCGGCACCGTGGTGCTGTCACTGGGCGCGTCGTTCGGGTTGTCGGTGCTGGTGTGGCAGCACGTGTTCGGGATCGAACTGCACTTCATGGTGATGGCGATGGCCGTCATCATCCTGTTGGCCGTGGGCGCGGACTACAACCTGCTGTTGGTCGCGCGCCTGAAGGAGGAGATCCCGGCGGGGATCAACACCGGGATCATCCGTGCGATGGGCGGAACCGGGTCGGTGGTGACAGCCGCGGGTCTGGTGTTCGCGTTCACAATGATGTCGATGGTGGTCAGCGAGCTGACCGTGGCCGCGCAGATCGGCACGACGATCGGCCTGGGACTGATCTTCGACACGCTGGTGATCCGGGCGTTCATGACGCCGTCGATCGCGGCGCTGCTGGGCCGCTGGTTCTGGTGGCCTCAGCGGGTGCGTCAACGGCCGGCGACGACGGGTTCACTGATCCGCCGCTGA
- a CDS encoding serine/threonine-protein kinase, with the protein MATPHGGSRLGTRFGPYELRSLIGVGGMGEVYRAYDTVKGRTVALKLLRAEMAADPSFQERFRRESRVAARLQEPHVIPVHDFGDIGGVLYIDMRLVEGASLKDVLQAGGPLDAKRAASIIAQVAAALDAAHADGLVHRDVKPENVLLNPDDFAYLVDFGIAHTGGDPGVTSTGMIVGSSAYMAPERFSGGPVGPPADVYSLTCLLYECLTGKPPFETGALQQLMSAHMFAPPPRPSIMRRGISRAFDDVIARGMAKQPGDRFPTAGDLAKAASAAAMQPAAPAAGAAAAAPPNSTRQFSSVFANPAATGFTPYPPAAPRPPAKPQAKKNTAQVVLIAAIIVMFGVAAVLAAILAFNGQDSTPTARTTLTPTTAPYDESIPTTTESTTPSTTPSTTSTTPSTTSTSPSTSTTAPAGVSGADGQGFVGHYARCESGGSPAAMVRTAQSLAIVCRNDDDEYYYRGERLSDGATIELQDAKPAGGGYDVVDPSGGARYEVRPDRLTIVSNGRADTSERVLEYYSD; encoded by the coding sequence ATGGCCACCCCGCACGGCGGCTCGCGGCTCGGTACCCGGTTCGGCCCGTACGAACTCCGGTCCCTGATCGGAGTCGGCGGGATGGGCGAGGTGTACCGCGCCTACGACACGGTCAAGGGCCGTACGGTCGCGCTGAAACTGCTGCGCGCGGAGATGGCCGCCGACCCGAGCTTCCAGGAGCGCTTCCGCCGCGAGTCCCGCGTCGCGGCCCGGCTGCAGGAACCGCACGTCATCCCGGTGCACGACTTCGGTGACATCGGCGGTGTCCTCTACATCGACATGCGCCTGGTCGAAGGCGCCAGCCTCAAGGACGTATTGCAGGCCGGCGGGCCCCTCGACGCCAAACGGGCGGCCTCGATCATCGCCCAGGTCGCCGCGGCGCTCGACGCCGCGCATGCCGACGGACTCGTCCACCGCGACGTCAAACCCGAGAACGTCCTGCTCAACCCCGACGACTTCGCCTATCTGGTGGATTTCGGGATCGCCCACACCGGTGGGGATCCGGGTGTCACGTCGACCGGGATGATCGTCGGGTCGTCGGCGTACATGGCGCCGGAGCGGTTCAGCGGCGGACCCGTCGGCCCGCCCGCCGACGTGTACTCGCTGACCTGCCTGCTCTACGAGTGCCTGACCGGTAAACCACCGTTCGAGACCGGTGCCCTGCAACAACTGATGAGCGCCCATATGTTCGCGCCGCCGCCGCGGCCGAGCATCATGCGGCGCGGGATCAGCCGCGCGTTCGACGACGTCATCGCCCGGGGGATGGCCAAACAGCCGGGGGACAGGTTCCCGACCGCCGGTGACCTGGCCAAGGCGGCCTCCGCCGCGGCGATGCAGCCCGCAGCGCCCGCCGCCGGTGCCGCCGCCGCAGCGCCGCCGAACAGCACCCGCCAATTCTCGTCGGTGTTCGCCAACCCCGCCGCCACCGGCTTCACCCCGTATCCGCCCGCGGCGCCTCGACCCCCGGCGAAACCGCAGGCGAAGAAGAACACCGCACAGGTGGTGCTGATCGCCGCGATCATCGTGATGTTCGGGGTGGCCGCCGTGCTGGCCGCGATCCTCGCGTTCAACGGGCAGGACAGCACGCCCACGGCCCGCACGACGCTGACCCCCACCACCGCCCCGTACGACGAGAGCATCCCGACCACCACCGAGTCGACCACCCCGAGCACCACACCGTCGACCACCAGCACCACGCCGTCCACGACGAGCACCTCGCCGTCGACGTCGACCACCGCCCCGGCGGGAGTGTCGGGGGCCGACGGGCAGGGTTTCGTCGGCCACTACGCACGGTGCGAATCCGGCGGCTCCCCGGCGGCGATGGTGCGCACCGCGCAGTCACTGGCCATCGTGTGCCGCAACGACGATGACGAGTACTACTACCGCGGCGAACGGCTCAGCGACGGCGCGACGATCGAGCTGCAGGATGCCAAGCCCGCAGGCGGCGGATACGACGTGGTCGACCCGTCCGGCGGTGCCCGCTACGAAGTTCGGCCCGACCGGCTCACCATCGTGAGCAACGGCCGGGCCGATACCTCGGAGCGCGTACTGGAGTACTACTCGGACTAG
- a CDS encoding CsbD family protein has protein sequence MTENNKSDQARKGLIDSVKGKAKEVVGAVTGNDSLTAEGQLEQTQAKERKAANAQEALAEAEAEQARQEVAEARQEGAQERAAVNAETAAQERAARADQAAQKQQAEQAAAQRAAADTAQAETEAQRRAERADAEARAEKAAATAEVADAAAQRNDAFKVAAGAKAEAERIRQEADELAADADVPEQR, from the coding sequence ATGACTGAGAACAACAAGTCCGACCAGGCACGTAAAGGCCTCATCGACTCGGTCAAGGGCAAGGCCAAGGAAGTCGTCGGCGCCGTCACCGGCAACGACTCCCTGACCGCCGAGGGACAGCTCGAGCAGACCCAGGCCAAGGAACGCAAGGCCGCGAACGCCCAAGAGGCGCTCGCCGAGGCCGAGGCCGAACAGGCTCGCCAGGAGGTCGCGGAGGCGCGGCAGGAGGGTGCGCAGGAGCGCGCGGCCGTGAACGCCGAGACCGCCGCCCAGGAGCGCGCGGCACGCGCCGACCAGGCCGCCCAGAAGCAGCAGGCCGAGCAGGCGGCGGCGCAGCGGGCGGCCGCAGACACCGCCCAGGCCGAGACCGAGGCCCAGCGCCGTGCCGAGCGGGCCGACGCCGAGGCCCGCGCGGAGAAGGCCGCGGCCACCGCCGAGGTCGCCGACGCCGCCGCTCAGCGCAACGACGCCTTCAAGGTCGCCGCGGGCGCGAAGGCCGAGGCCGAGCGCATCCGGCAGGAAGCCGACGAACTGGCCGCCGACGCCGATGTTCCCGAACAGCGATAG
- a CDS encoding DUF4185 domain-containing protein, producing the protein MPAMRRLAALTVASTTLASLVVPVATSPPAAADPCSVPVAAPSARSANPSFTIPRFPILHLPIGRKPAPKTTAAEAAQSDAAVAPDTAPTAAAAPAAAGATIVDTIAGPNSSSYPRFGISGADLGILWDNGNSGAQRQVLIAFGDTFGNCSLQDQEWRKNTLFRSATTDLSNGMTVTDPVPGDRFGGSPVNADRPSFSRQVIQSLNLAATEVTVIPTAGISVGTRQYVNFMSVSQWGAPGQWSTNFSAVAVSDDNGETWTVPRTSIRPSWFNTVPGVQFVWGDQNFQMGAYLRYKGYVYAYGTGAGRGGMPFLSRVNENAVADKSAYEYYTPFGWLRGFPFLAVQVVWAPGSEMSVAWNDHLNKFVMLYTNTVSDVVMRTADKPEGPWSSAKTVVTSAAVPGGIYAPYIHPWSKGRDLYFTLSRWSDYSTLLMHTSLG; encoded by the coding sequence ATGCCGGCCATGCGACGACTGGCGGCGCTGACCGTGGCGTCGACGACCCTGGCGTCGCTCGTGGTGCCGGTGGCGACGAGCCCGCCCGCCGCCGCCGACCCGTGTTCGGTTCCGGTCGCGGCGCCGTCGGCCCGCAGCGCCAACCCTTCGTTCACCATCCCGCGGTTCCCGATCCTGCACCTGCCGATCGGGCGCAAACCGGCGCCGAAGACGACCGCCGCCGAGGCCGCCCAGTCCGACGCCGCCGTCGCCCCCGACACCGCGCCGACCGCGGCAGCGGCGCCCGCCGCGGCGGGCGCCACCATCGTCGACACGATCGCCGGCCCGAACTCGTCGTCCTACCCGCGGTTCGGCATCTCCGGTGCCGACCTCGGCATCCTGTGGGACAACGGGAACTCCGGTGCGCAGCGCCAGGTGCTGATCGCGTTCGGCGACACCTTCGGCAACTGCAGCCTGCAGGACCAGGAGTGGCGGAAGAACACCCTTTTCCGCAGCGCGACCACCGACCTCTCCAACGGGATGACGGTCACCGACCCGGTGCCCGGCGACAGGTTCGGTGGCTCACCGGTCAACGCCGACCGGCCGAGCTTCTCCCGGCAGGTGATCCAGAGCCTCAACCTGGCCGCCACCGAGGTAACTGTCATCCCCACGGCCGGGATCTCGGTCGGCACCCGGCAATACGTCAACTTCATGTCGGTCAGCCAGTGGGGCGCCCCCGGACAGTGGTCGACGAACTTCTCGGCCGTCGCGGTCTCCGACGACAACGGCGAGACGTGGACGGTGCCACGCACCAGCATCCGGCCCAGTTGGTTCAACACCGTGCCCGGCGTGCAGTTCGTCTGGGGCGACCAGAACTTCCAGATGGGTGCGTACCTGCGGTACAAGGGTTACGTCTACGCCTACGGCACGGGGGCCGGCCGCGGCGGTATGCCGTTCCTGTCCCGCGTCAACGAGAACGCCGTGGCCGACAAATCCGCCTACGAGTACTACACGCCCTTCGGCTGGCTGCGCGGCTTCCCGTTCCTGGCGGTCCAGGTGGTGTGGGCGCCGGGCAGCGAGATGTCGGTGGCGTGGAACGACCACCTGAACAAGTTCGTGATGCTCTACACCAACACGGTGAGCGATGTGGTGATGCGCACCGCCGACAAACCCGAGGGGCCGTGGAGTTCGGCGAAGACGGTCGTCACCTCGGCCGCGGTGCCGGGCGGTATCTACGCCCCGTACATCCACCCGTGGTCGAAGGGCCGCGACCTGTACTTCACGCTGTCACGCTGGTCGGACTACAGCACGCTGCTCATGCACACGTCTCTGGGCTAG